The Helianthus annuus cultivar XRQ/B chromosome 16, HanXRQr2.0-SUNRISE, whole genome shotgun sequence genome includes a window with the following:
- the LOC110920106 gene encoding uncharacterized protein LOC110920106 — protein sequence MREDDTIDSFTAKINSVVTRASELGKTLSQPTQVGKLLNAVPDKFTQIVASMEQYSDLETMTLEEAVGRLKTFEERLKQKKGSPGESQDKLMFTHHDNNSGRKRQFGNRGRGKFNQPRGNWRDNKYKQDTKYEGSSYRPRGGKSKNWRNFGRNQTDISKIQCYKCQKYGHFKKDCPEKDVVQEHSNLVEEDEAPVLLMSI from the coding sequence ATGAGGGAAGATGACACTATAGACTCATTCACCGCAAAGATAAACAGTGTAGTTACCCGGGCAAGCGAATTAGGGAAAACACTGAGTCAACCGACTCAGGTAGGCAAACTCCTAAATGCAGTGCCAGATAAGTTTACTCAGATTGTTGCCTCGATGGAACAGTACTCAGATCTAGAAACAATGACGCTAGAAGAAGCGGTCGGAAGGTTAAAAACATTCGAAGAAAGACTTAAGCAAAAGAAAGGAAGCCCGGGAGAAAGTCAAGACAAGTTGATGTTTACACATCACGACAACAACTCAGGCAGAAAAAGACAGTTTGGAAACCGCGGGCGTGGCAAGTTCAACCAACCGCGTGGAAACTGGCGAGACAATAAATACAAGCAAGACACTAAGTATGAAGGATCTTCGTACAGACCTAGAGGTGGAAAGTCTAAGAATTGGAGGAATTTTGGAAGAAACCAAACAGACATAAGTAAGATCCAGTGCTACAAGTGTCAGAAGTATGGACACTTCAAGAAAGACTGTCCTGAGAAAGATGTTGTACAAGAACATTCAAATCTCGTTGAGGAAGACGAAGCACCCGTATTGCTAATGTCAATATAA
- the LOC110918267 gene encoding subtilisin-like protease SBT2.2, translating to MCTPPNTTASNPFSFTHSLSSKSLHLSLLSSPPLPPFHFFNGLLLLGSSQNFSNPPKMASLLLKSWFQIGEIKIRQSAMVGVVKLVVMLVVFGVVCECQESTDDGSYSSSSSAGVYMVTLKQAPSVFHNYRPNVKKTVHPFGVPDSTSGGANTLENPSFGNVTKRGHHRFGSRIARVHDSLLRRVLKGEKYLKLYSYHYLINGFAVLVTPQQAQKLSGRKEVANVVPDFSVRTATTHTPQFLGLPKGAWLQEGGYETAGEGVVIGFVDTGIDPTHISFADRLSENSYPVPKRFTGVCEVTRDFPSGSCNRKLVGARHFAASAITRGIFNASQDYASPFDGDGHGTHTASIAAGNHGIPVVVAGHHFGNASGMAPRAHIAVYKALYKSFGGFAADVVAAIDQAAQDGVDVISLSITPNRRPPGIATFFNPIDMALFSAFKSGIFVVQAAGNTGPSPKSVSSFSPWIFTVGAAAHDRKYSNSILLGSNVTITGVGLAPGTDDSYTLVSANDALKDSETPNDEYVNECQDSSSLNQTIVEGNLLICSYSIKFVLGQSTINNAVQTAKNLSAAGIVFTMDPFIIGFQLNPVPMSLPGIIIPSANDSKILLEYYNSSLERDPVSKRIIKSGAFACIAGGVEANFSYSAPKIMYYSARGPDPEDNSFQDAEILKPNLVAPGNFIWAAWSSGGTESVEFLGEDFAMMSGTSMAAPHIAGLAALIKQKFPYFSPSAIGSALSTTASQHDKGGGPIMAQRAYANPDLNQSPATPFDMGSGFVNATAALDPGLILDIGYEDYMSFLCGINGSEPVVLNYTGTNCGPTKVNGADLNLPSITIANLNWTRTVQRTVTNIGGNESYSVGWSAPYGVSMKVTPSHFFIANGEKQVLNVLLNSTMNSSVASFGRIGLFGDKSHALNIHLSVIVKTAYNMSSSS from the exons ATGTGCACACCACCCAACACTACCGCAAGCAACCCTTTTTCTTTCACACACTCTCTCTCATCAAAAAGCTTGCATCTTTCTCTACTCTCTTCACCCCCATTGCCCCCATTTCACTTCTTCAATGGGCTCCTGCTTCTGGGTTCCTCTCAGAACTTTTCAAACCCACCTAAAATGGCTTCTTTGCTGCTAAAAAGCTGGTTCCAAATTGGGGAAATAAAGATAAGGCAGTCAGCAATGGTGGGCGTTGTGAAGCTGGTGGTTATGTTGGTGGTGTTTGGGGTTGTGTGTGAGTGTCAGGAGAGTACAGATGATGGgtcttattcttcttcttcttctgctgGTGTGTATATGGTTACTCTTAAACAAGCGCCTTCTGTTTTTCACAATTACCGGCCCAATGTGAAGAAGACTGTGCATCCTTTTGGGGTTCCTGATTCTACTTCTGGAGGAGCTAATACACTTGAAAATCCAAG TTTTGGTAACGTCACGAAAAGGGGCCACCACCGTTTTGGTTCCCGTATTGCAAGAGTTCACGATTCGCTACTGAGACGGGTTCTAAAAGGGGAGAAATATCTAAAACTATACAGTTACCATTACTTAATTAATGGATTTGCTGTTCTTGTTACTCCTCAACAG GCACAAAAGTTATCGGGTCGAAAAGAGGTGGCAAATGTGGTGCCCGATTTCTCCGTCAGAACCGCAACCACACACACCCCACAGTTCTTGGGTTTACCTAAAGGGGCATGGCTGCAAGAGGGTGGTTACGAGACAGCTGGCGAAGGGGTCGTAATCGGGTTCGTTGACACCGGTATTGACCCGACCCATATAAGCTTTGCTGATAGGCTCTCCGAAAACAGTTATCCGGTACCCAAACGTTTCACGGGTGTTTGTGAGGTCACCCGTGATTTCCCATCTGGGTCCTGTAACCGAAAACTTGTTGGGGCCCGCCATTTTGCAGCGTCTGCTATTACACGTGGAATTTTTAATGCTTCTCAAGATTATGCGTCACCGTTTGATGGCGATGGCCATGGGAC GCACACAGCTTCTATTGCTGCAGGAAACCATGGTATTCCAGTTGTAGTAGCCGGGCATCACTTCGGTAATGCAAGTGGAATGGCCCCTCGTGCACA CATCGCTGTTTACAAGGCACTGTACAAAAGCTTCGGTGGCTTTGCTGCTGATGTGGTTGCTGCGATTGATCAG GCAGCACAAGATGGAGTAGATGTCATAAGCTTATCGATAACTCCAAACAGACGTCCTCCGGGCATCGCAACATTTTTTAATCCAATAGACATGGCATTATTCTCAGCATTTAAAAGCGGTATCTTTGTGGTACAAGCAGCAGGCAACACCGGTCCATCACCTAAGAGCGTTTCTTCCTTCAGTCCCTGGATCTTTACGGTGGGTGCAGCTGCACACGATCGCAAGTACAGCAACTCTATTCTACTTGGGAGCAACGTCACCATTACCGGAGTTGGACTTGCAC CGGGAACCGACGACAGTTACACTTTGGTATCTGCAAACGATGCATTAAAAGATTCAGAAACACCAAACGATGAATACGTGAATGAATGCCAAGATTCTAGTAGCTTGAACCAGACCATTGTTGAAGGGAATCTCTTAATTTGTAGCTATTCCATAAAATTTGTTCTCGGACAATCTACTATAAATAACGCTGTACAGACAGCTAAGAATTTGAGTGCAGCTGGAATCGTGTTCACCATGGATCCTTTTATTATTGGCTTTCAGCTTAATCCTGTTCCAATGAGTTTGCCTGGCATAATTATTCCGTCTGCTAATGATTCAAAG ATTTTACTTGAGTACTACAATTCGTCATTGGAAAGAGATCCGGTTTCGAAAAGGATCATCAAATCCGGGGCGTTTGCATGCATTGCGGGTGGAGTAGAAGCAAATTTTAGTTACAGTGCACCAAAGATAATGTATTATTCGGCTAGAGGACCAGATCCAGAAGATAATTCTTTTCAAGATGCTGAAATATTGAAACCGAATTTAGTCGCACCGGGAAATTTTATCTGGGCTGCTTGGAGTTCTGGTGGCACAGAATCAGTCGAATTTCTTG GTGAGGACTTTGCAATGATGTCGGGAACGAGCATGGCAGCTCCACATATTGCCGGGCTTGCAGCATTAATTAAACAAAAATTTCCATATTTTAGTCCTTCAGCAATTGGATCTGCATTATCAACAACTGCTTCTCAACATGATAAAGGTGGTGGGCCCATAATGGCCCAACGGGCTTATGCTAATCCCGATCTAAACCAGTCTCCAGCAACACCTTTTGACATGGGAAGTGGTTTCGTAAATGCTACCGCAGCATTAGACCCGGGACTGATTCTCGATATAG GCTATGAAGACTATATGTCATTCCTTTGTGGCATAAACGGGTCAGAACCTGTGGTCCTAAATTACACAGGCACAAATTGTGGGCCCACAAAGGTTAATGGTGCGGACCTGAACCTACCTTCAATCACGATTGCGAACCTGAACTGGACTCGGACCGTTCAACGAACCGTGACCAACATCGGCGGGAACGAGTCCTACAGTGTGGGTTGGAGTGCGCCTTATGGGGTTTCCATGAAGGTGACCCCATCGCACTTTTTTATTGCCAACGGCGAAAAACAGGTTCTGAATGTGTTGTTGAACTCGACGATGAACAGCAGTGTTGCAAGCTTTGGAAGAATTGGACTGTTTGGTGATAAGAGTCATGCGCTTAACATTCATTTGTCGGTTATTGTTAAAACCGCGTATAACATGAGCAGTAGTAGTTGA